One genomic window of Streptomyces sp. NBC_01498 includes the following:
- a CDS encoding histidine phosphatase family protein — MGELILIRHGETEWSLSGQHTSHTDLPLTAHGENQARALVPLLADRQIATTLVSPLARARRTAELAGLRSTRISPDLHEWNYGAYEGVTTEEVRRTRPDWDLWTDGCPPGPGGQPGESPSDVGERADRVLAEVRAAAGRAEDEDVALVAHSHFLRVLTARYLGLSAAEGALFRLETGTVSRLGTEHGDPVVTAWNLVLPASLLRTVQDLPHTV; from the coding sequence ATGGGCGAGTTGATCCTGATCAGGCACGGCGAGACCGAGTGGTCCCTCTCCGGGCAGCACACCAGCCACACGGATCTCCCGCTCACCGCCCACGGTGAGAATCAGGCGCGCGCCCTGGTCCCGCTGCTGGCCGACCGGCAGATCGCCACGACCCTGGTCAGCCCACTGGCGCGGGCCCGGCGCACCGCCGAACTCGCGGGGCTGCGCTCCACCCGTATCTCCCCCGACCTGCACGAGTGGAACTACGGCGCGTACGAGGGCGTGACCACCGAGGAGGTCCGCCGCACCCGGCCGGACTGGGACCTGTGGACCGACGGGTGCCCGCCGGGGCCCGGCGGGCAGCCCGGTGAGAGCCCCTCCGACGTCGGCGAACGGGCGGACCGGGTACTCGCCGAGGTCCGGGCCGCCGCCGGGCGGGCGGAGGACGAGGACGTCGCGCTCGTGGCCCACTCGCATTTCCTGCGGGTGCTCACGGCGCGCTATCTGGGGCTCTCGGCGGCCGAGGGCGCGCTGTTCCGGCTGGAGACGGGCACGGTGTCACGGCTCGGCACCGAACACGGCGACCCGGTGGTCACCGCGTGGAATCTGGTGCTCCCCGCGAGCCTGCTGCGCACGGTCCAGGACCTCCCGCACACCGTCTGA
- a CDS encoding FadR/GntR family transcriptional regulator: MSDALRPMTRPRLYEQVLDRLRLHVADAGLRAGDRLPPERELAQRLGVSRASVKQAIVVLEVQGLVEVRHGGGTYLVRDSLDAEPVERLVERKRLLPDVLEAREALETKLAELAAERRTAEDLAALRAALDHMAAEIEAGEHGAEGDRLFHTAVTAAAHSGLLAEFMRSIAERIAESRNESLRQPGRPQRSLTQHRAILDAIEAGNGKAAATAMRRHVRTVAKVRLLDWNPGDDA, encoded by the coding sequence GTGTCCGACGCACTGCGGCCGATGACCAGGCCGCGACTGTACGAACAGGTCCTCGACAGGCTCCGTCTCCATGTGGCGGACGCCGGGCTGCGCGCCGGCGACCGGCTGCCGCCCGAGCGCGAACTCGCCCAGCGGCTGGGAGTCAGCCGGGCGTCCGTGAAGCAGGCGATCGTCGTCCTCGAAGTGCAGGGGCTGGTCGAGGTACGGCACGGCGGAGGCACCTATCTCGTCCGCGACAGCCTCGACGCCGAACCGGTCGAGCGGCTCGTGGAACGCAAACGTCTGCTGCCCGACGTCCTGGAGGCGCGCGAGGCGCTGGAGACGAAACTCGCCGAACTGGCCGCCGAGCGGCGGACGGCGGAGGATCTGGCCGCGCTGCGTGCGGCACTCGACCACATGGCGGCGGAGATCGAGGCGGGCGAGCACGGCGCGGAGGGCGACCGGCTCTTCCACACCGCCGTGACGGCCGCCGCCCACAGCGGTCTGCTGGCCGAGTTCATGCGGTCCATCGCGGAACGGATCGCCGAGAGCCGCAACGAGTCGCTGCGCCAGCCCGGCCGCCCCCAGCGTTCGCTGACCCAGCACCGGGCGATCCTCGACGCGATCGAGGCGGGCAACGGGAAGGCGGCGGCGACGGCCATGCGGCGGCATGTGCGGACGGTGGCGAAGGTGCGCCTGCTCGACTGGAACCCGGGTGACGACGCCTGA
- a CDS encoding SLC13 family permease, whose protein sequence is MSAELISILVLVVVFVIATTRSINMGALAFAAAFGVGELVAGLDADGIFAGFPGDLFVVLVGVTYLFAIARANGTTDWLVHASIRLVRGRTALIPWVMFALTGALTAIGAVSPAAVAIVAPIALSFAARYGISPLLMGALVVHGAQAGGFSPISIYGSIVNGVVERENLPGNALVLFLASLVVNLIIAAIVFVLFGGLKLTGRDLGTEEREKGEDTTGPESGAGPLTADSARLNAARTATLTALAALVVAVLVLDLDAGLTAITLAVVLSAFWPDTSRKAVGEVAWPTVLLICGVLTYVGVLEEMGTIEYAGNAVGDIGVPLLAAVLLCYIAAVISAFASSVGIMGALIPLAVPFLAQGEIGAVGMIAALAVSATVVDVSPFSTNGALVLAAAPDVDRERFFRQLMVYGGIVVAVVPAAVWLVMVVPGFG, encoded by the coding sequence ATGTCCGCCGAACTGATCTCGATCCTTGTACTCGTGGTCGTCTTCGTGATCGCCACGACCCGCTCGATCAACATGGGCGCGCTCGCCTTCGCCGCCGCGTTCGGAGTCGGCGAACTCGTCGCCGGCCTCGACGCCGACGGCATCTTCGCCGGATTCCCCGGTGACCTGTTCGTGGTGCTCGTCGGTGTCACGTACCTCTTCGCCATCGCCCGCGCCAACGGCACCACCGACTGGCTGGTGCACGCCTCGATCCGGCTCGTACGCGGCCGGACAGCCCTGATCCCCTGGGTGATGTTCGCCCTCACCGGGGCACTGACCGCCATCGGCGCCGTCAGCCCGGCGGCCGTCGCCATCGTCGCGCCGATCGCGCTGAGCTTCGCCGCGCGGTACGGGATCAGTCCGCTGCTGATGGGCGCGCTGGTCGTGCACGGCGCCCAGGCCGGCGGCTTCTCGCCCATCAGCATCTACGGGTCGATCGTCAACGGCGTGGTGGAGCGCGAGAACCTGCCGGGGAACGCGCTCGTCCTCTTCCTCGCCTCGCTCGTCGTCAACCTGATCATCGCCGCGATCGTGTTCGTCCTGTTCGGCGGCCTGAAACTGACCGGCCGTGACCTCGGCACCGAGGAACGGGAGAAGGGCGAGGACACCACAGGCCCGGAGTCCGGCGCCGGACCCCTGACGGCCGACAGCGCGCGCCTGAACGCCGCCCGGACCGCCACGCTCACCGCCCTCGCGGCCCTGGTCGTCGCCGTCCTGGTGCTCGACCTCGACGCCGGGCTCACCGCCATCACCCTCGCCGTCGTCCTCAGCGCCTTCTGGCCGGACACCAGCCGCAAGGCCGTGGGCGAGGTCGCCTGGCCGACCGTACTGCTCATCTGCGGTGTGCTCACCTACGTCGGCGTCCTGGAGGAGATGGGCACCATCGAGTACGCGGGCAACGCCGTCGGCGACATCGGGGTGCCGCTGCTCGCCGCCGTCCTGCTCTGCTACATCGCCGCCGTCATCTCCGCCTTCGCCTCCTCCGTCGGCATCATGGGCGCGCTCATCCCGCTCGCCGTGCCGTTCCTCGCCCAGGGCGAGATCGGAGCCGTCGGCATGATAGCCGCGCTCGCCGTCTCGGCGACCGTCGTGGACGTCAGCCCCTTCTCCACGAACGGCGCCCTGGTGCTGGCCGCCGCGCCCGATGTCGACCGGGAGCGTTTCTTCCGGCAGTTGATGGTGTACGGAGGCATCGTGGTGGCAGTCGTACCCGCAGCCGTATGGCTGGTGATGGTGGTGCCGGGCTTCGGATGA
- a CDS encoding acyl-CoA synthetase has translation MSPLFPALVATSPRPALRFGDQALSHAELASLAGALAVRIAGAPRVAVWATPTLGTAVGVVAALLAGVPVVPVNPRTGERELTHIVTDSSPTLVLAESAAELPPVFTGLARVDTDVPATVDTTTAAPALPAEPPPESPALIVYTSGTTGPPKGVVLPRRAVAATLDALEDAWQWTEDDVLVHALPLFHVHGLILGILGPLRRGGSVRHLGRFSTDGVARELSSGATMLFGVPTMYHRLAEALADDPALAEALKGARLLVSGSAALPVHDHERIAAATGRRVVERYGMTETLMNTSVRADGEPRAGTVGVPLAGVDLRLVDESGAEITVYDPETVGEIQVRGPNLFTEYLNRPDATDAAFDGGWFRTGDMAVRDPDGYVRIVGRKATDLIKSGGYKIGAGEIENVLLEHPGVREAAVTGEPDDDLGERIVAWIVPAQAESPPSAEELAAHVGAQLASHKRPRTVRYLDALPRNDMGKIMKRALNG, from the coding sequence GTGTCCCCTCTCTTCCCGGCCCTCGTCGCGACGTCGCCCCGCCCCGCGCTCCGCTTCGGCGACCAGGCGCTGAGCCACGCCGAACTGGCGTCGCTCGCGGGCGCCCTGGCCGTCAGGATCGCCGGGGCGCCACGGGTGGCCGTCTGGGCCACGCCCACCCTCGGCACGGCGGTGGGCGTGGTGGCCGCGCTGCTGGCGGGCGTGCCCGTCGTCCCGGTCAACCCCAGGACGGGCGAACGGGAACTGACCCACATCGTCACGGACAGCTCACCGACCCTCGTTCTCGCCGAAAGCGCCGCCGAACTGCCCCCCGTCTTCACCGGGTTGGCGCGCGTCGACACCGACGTCCCCGCGACCGTGGACACCACCACCGCGGCCCCCGCGCTGCCCGCCGAGCCGCCGCCCGAGTCGCCCGCGCTGATCGTCTACACCTCGGGTACCACCGGCCCCCCGAAGGGCGTCGTCCTGCCGCGCCGCGCCGTCGCCGCCACGCTGGACGCGCTGGAGGACGCCTGGCAGTGGACCGAGGACGACGTCCTCGTCCACGCGCTGCCCCTCTTCCACGTCCACGGGCTGATCCTCGGCATCCTCGGCCCGCTGCGGCGCGGCGGATCGGTGCGCCACCTCGGACGGTTCAGCACGGACGGTGTGGCGCGCGAGCTGTCCTCGGGCGCCACGATGCTGTTCGGCGTACCGACGATGTACCACCGCCTCGCCGAGGCGCTCGCCGACGACCCCGCGCTCGCCGAGGCCCTCAAGGGGGCCCGCCTGCTGGTGTCGGGATCGGCGGCGCTGCCCGTCCACGACCACGAGCGCATCGCGGCGGCCACCGGACGGCGGGTCGTCGAGCGCTACGGCATGACGGAGACGCTGATGAACACCAGTGTCCGCGCGGACGGCGAACCGCGCGCCGGTACCGTCGGGGTCCCGCTGGCCGGGGTGGACCTGCGGCTCGTCGACGAGTCGGGCGCCGAGATCACCGTGTACGACCCCGAGACCGTCGGCGAGATCCAGGTGCGCGGCCCGAACCTGTTCACCGAGTATCTGAACCGCCCCGATGCCACCGACGCGGCCTTCGACGGCGGCTGGTTCCGTACCGGCGACATGGCCGTCCGGGACCCCGACGGCTATGTCCGCATCGTCGGCCGCAAGGCCACCGACCTGATCAAGAGCGGCGGCTACAAGATCGGCGCGGGCGAGATCGAGAACGTGCTGCTGGAGCATCCCGGCGTCCGGGAGGCCGCCGTCACCGGCGAGCCGGACGACGACCTGGGGGAGCGGATCGTCGCCTGGATCGTTCCCGCGCAGGCCGAATCCCCGCCCTCCGCCGAGGAGTTGGCGGCGCACGTCGGCGCGCAGCTCGCCTCCCACAAGAGGCCCCGCACCGTGCGCTACCTGGACGCGCTGCCCCGCAACGACATGGGCAAGATCATGAAGCGGGCCCTGAATGGCTGA
- a CDS encoding carboxyl transferase domain-containing protein, whose protein sequence is MADRPSAREAVAALIGTTTGGAPGSFTELPPPKHSAAPDGPLAWQGYDAARARATARTGEDESVVCGTARVGGTEVVLISFEFGFLGGSLGERTGDRLEAAYRHARERRLPVVSLIATGGSRMQEGMRALLQLQRVARQSALTREAGLPRIAVVRDPTTGGGWATLGAGADVILALPGAQIGFAGSRVRPPDADPYAYTAEAQLTAGHIDAVVRPEELRETVGRWLTLLTGGVSGTATTGTPAEPPAALGRTGPPATGWDAVTLARDPRRPRAEAYLDAYFTVREDVNGDRCGGTDPGTLCGFGLRDGRAVAYAAQCGTATLPAGYRTAARLIRLADRLGLPVLTLVDTPGAANDAEAERSGAGAAIADLFAAVATARVPVTTLVIGEGGSGGALALAAPGNTWATPDSYFSVIAPELATAILKRPPGEVRATAGHLKVRPQDLLSLGVIRGIVPPAGATGTGVDDGDEPRG, encoded by the coding sequence ATGGCTGACCGCCCGAGCGCCCGGGAGGCGGTCGCCGCGCTCATCGGCACCACCACCGGGGGCGCTCCCGGCTCCTTCACCGAACTGCCCCCGCCGAAGCACTCCGCCGCGCCGGACGGACCCCTCGCCTGGCAGGGGTACGACGCGGCTCGCGCCCGCGCGACCGCGCGCACCGGCGAGGACGAGTCCGTCGTCTGCGGCACCGCCCGCGTCGGCGGCACCGAAGTGGTGCTCATCTCCTTCGAGTTCGGCTTCCTCGGCGGCTCGCTGGGTGAGCGCACCGGAGACCGGCTGGAGGCCGCGTACCGCCACGCCCGTGAACGGCGGCTGCCCGTGGTCTCGTTGATCGCCACCGGGGGCAGCCGCATGCAGGAGGGCATGCGCGCGCTTCTCCAACTCCAGCGCGTGGCAAGGCAGTCGGCCCTCACCCGGGAGGCGGGACTGCCCCGGATCGCCGTGGTGCGCGACCCGACGACCGGCGGCGGCTGGGCCACCCTCGGGGCGGGCGCCGATGTGATCCTGGCCCTGCCGGGCGCCCAGATCGGCTTCGCGGGTTCACGGGTAAGGCCGCCGGACGCCGACCCGTACGCGTACACCGCCGAGGCGCAGCTGACGGCCGGTCATATCGACGCGGTGGTACGGCCCGAGGAACTGCGGGAGACCGTCGGCCGCTGGCTGACCCTGCTCACCGGCGGCGTCTCCGGCACCGCGACCACCGGGACACCGGCCGAGCCGCCCGCCGCGCTCGGCCGCACCGGACCGCCCGCCACCGGCTGGGACGCGGTGACCCTGGCCCGCGACCCCCGGCGCCCGCGCGCCGAGGCGTACCTGGACGCGTACTTCACGGTCCGGGAGGACGTCAACGGCGACCGCTGCGGCGGCACCGACCCCGGCACACTCTGCGGTTTCGGCCTGCGTGACGGGCGCGCGGTCGCGTACGCCGCCCAGTGCGGCACCGCGACCCTCCCCGCCGGATACCGCACCGCGGCCCGGCTGATCCGGCTCGCCGACCGGCTGGGGCTGCCCGTCCTCACCCTGGTCGACACCCCGGGCGCCGCGAACGACGCCGAGGCGGAGCGCTCCGGGGCGGGCGCCGCGATCGCGGACCTGTTCGCCGCCGTCGCCACCGCACGCGTGCCGGTCACCACACTGGTGATCGGCGAGGGCGGCTCCGGCGGCGCGCTGGCGCTGGCGGCGCCGGGCAACACCTGGGCCACACCGGACAGTTACTTCTCCGTCATCGCGCCCGAACTCGCCACCGCGATCCTCAAACGGCCCCCCGGGGAGGTCCGGGCGACGGCCGGTCACCTCAAGGTGCGTCCTCAGGACCTGCTGTCCCTGGGGGTGATCCGGGGGATCGTGCCGCCGGCCGGGGCGACGGGAACGGGCGTCGACGACGGGGACGAGCCCCGTGGATGA
- a CDS encoding DUF2510 domain-containing protein, whose protein sequence is MTQTTPPGWYPDPGHDGAGPLQERWWDGAAWTDQVRSDSAPAWGAPSGPGAPGMPPYPSAPPPRPAGGRGRRIAAALTAAVVVLAVVGGFLLLNGNTDGDDRTGKAGPTPSATPGGPDRDRPAPDGSKPPGDPGDPGSPDGEGGPRQEIPTEEGYATDLASGISIPVPDGWSGQSGPVGAGVVTGEHRCPGAPDQTCVRGGVNSAPALALEIKADEAKAAAEADIEKNAEESYGGESYGEISSHEELRSEAVTVAGKKGYLVRWKVVTGKGDDGYVQSLVFPSPAPEADGLLIVVRSGFDINAKAPALSVMDEITKGIKAAKFGGGAGQKV, encoded by the coding sequence GTGACGCAGACGACTCCGCCGGGCTGGTATCCGGACCCAGGACATGACGGTGCAGGCCCGCTCCAGGAACGGTGGTGGGACGGGGCGGCCTGGACCGACCAGGTCCGCTCCGACTCGGCACCGGCGTGGGGCGCGCCGTCCGGGCCGGGCGCGCCCGGCATGCCGCCCTACCCGTCGGCGCCGCCGCCCCGGCCCGCCGGCGGACGCGGCCGGCGGATCGCCGCGGCGCTCACGGCCGCCGTGGTGGTGCTGGCCGTCGTCGGCGGCTTCCTCCTGCTCAACGGCAACACCGACGGCGACGACCGGACGGGCAAGGCCGGTCCGACCCCGTCCGCGACCCCCGGCGGGCCCGACCGGGACCGCCCGGCACCGGACGGCTCGAAGCCCCCCGGCGACCCGGGCGATCCCGGTTCGCCCGACGGCGAGGGCGGCCCCCGGCAGGAGATCCCGACCGAGGAGGGTTACGCCACCGACCTGGCCAGCGGGATCAGCATTCCGGTACCGGACGGCTGGTCGGGTCAGTCGGGCCCCGTCGGTGCCGGAGTGGTCACCGGCGAACACCGCTGCCCCGGCGCCCCGGACCAGACCTGCGTACGCGGCGGGGTGAACTCCGCCCCCGCCCTCGCCCTGGAGATCAAGGCCGACGAGGCGAAGGCGGCGGCCGAGGCCGACATCGAGAAGAACGCCGAGGAGTCCTACGGCGGCGAGAGCTACGGAGAGATCTCCTCGCACGAGGAGCTGAGGTCCGAGGCGGTCACCGTCGCCGGGAAGAAGGGCTATCTGGTCCGGTGGAAGGTCGTCACCGGCAAGGGCGACGACGGGTACGTGCAGTCGCTGGTCTTCCCGTCGCCCGCCCCCGAGGCCGACGGCCTCCTGATCGTCGTGCGCTCCGGCTTCGACATCAACGCCAAGGCGCCCGCGCTGTCGGTGATGGACGAGATCACCAAGGGCATCAAGGCCGCGAAGTTCGGCGGCGGAGCCGGCCAGAAGGTCTGA
- a CDS encoding UDP-N-acetylmuramoyl-L-alanyl-D-glutamate--2,6-diaminopimelate ligase, with the protein MKLSALLVGHDHEVLRGDPDTEITAGTCFDAHRVSPGSLFIAVPGHREGGPEAVGPALARGAVAVLVDASTAEPPVALRASDPAVCVVRVPDTRIAAAVVASRYHGDPGLAMNMVAITGTNGKTSVSYMVESLLRLAEQAVVGVIGTAGSRIGDELIPMPPSVLTTPESPDFQYLLGVMRDRDVSTVVLEATSMGLLTHRVDHAYLDIGVFTNLTQDHLDDHGTMAKYRDAKLRLFQGLCRRAVVNADDPVGAGIVALMPGAVTTYALDTDADYRATDLTMDAFGTRFTLHHEGRKYPAAIPVPGRYSVANALATVAACHLLGHDLGGLVAALDRMPPVPGRFERFETPRGASAIVDYAHSPDSLDKVLSTIRDFATGQVVTVFGCGGDRDATKRAEMGRIAGTHSDLCVLTSDNPRHEDPEAILDQIAPGLVATGTPFERHADRREAIAFALSTAGKGDIVLIAGKGSEPYQTVGDTLIPFSDMATVRELAAEQG; encoded by the coding sequence GTGAAGCTGAGCGCACTGCTCGTCGGGCACGACCACGAAGTCCTGCGGGGTGACCCGGACACCGAGATCACCGCCGGAACCTGCTTCGACGCCCACCGGGTGTCACCCGGATCGCTGTTCATCGCCGTCCCCGGCCACCGCGAAGGCGGGCCCGAAGCCGTCGGACCCGCGCTCGCGCGCGGCGCCGTCGCCGTACTGGTTGACGCCTCGACCGCCGAACCGCCGGTCGCCCTCCGGGCGTCCGACCCGGCCGTCTGTGTCGTACGGGTGCCGGACACCCGTATCGCCGCCGCCGTCGTCGCCTCCCGCTACCACGGCGACCCCGGCCTCGCCATGAACATGGTCGCCATCACCGGGACCAACGGCAAGACGTCCGTCTCGTACATGGTCGAGTCCCTGCTCCGGCTCGCCGAACAGGCCGTCGTCGGGGTCATCGGCACGGCCGGCAGCCGCATCGGCGACGAACTGATCCCCATGCCGCCCTCCGTACTGACCACCCCCGAGTCGCCCGACTTCCAGTACCTGCTCGGGGTGATGCGCGACCGCGACGTGAGCACCGTCGTCCTGGAGGCCACGTCCATGGGCCTGTTGACGCACCGCGTGGACCACGCGTACCTCGACATCGGTGTGTTCACCAACCTCACGCAGGACCACCTCGACGACCACGGCACCATGGCGAAGTACCGCGACGCCAAACTCCGGCTGTTCCAGGGGCTCTGCCGGCGGGCCGTCGTCAACGCCGACGACCCGGTGGGCGCCGGGATCGTCGCGCTCATGCCCGGCGCGGTGACCACGTACGCGCTGGACACCGACGCCGACTACCGGGCGACCGACCTCACGATGGACGCCTTCGGCACGCGCTTCACCCTGCACCACGAGGGCCGCAAGTACCCGGCGGCGATCCCCGTCCCCGGCCGGTACTCCGTCGCCAACGCGCTCGCCACCGTCGCCGCCTGCCATCTCCTCGGGCACGACCTGGGCGGGCTGGTCGCGGCACTGGACCGGATGCCGCCGGTGCCGGGGCGCTTCGAGCGCTTCGAGACCCCACGCGGCGCGTCGGCCATCGTGGACTACGCGCACTCCCCGGACTCCCTCGACAAGGTCCTCAGCACCATCCGCGACTTCGCCACCGGCCAGGTCGTCACGGTGTTCGGCTGCGGCGGCGACCGCGACGCCACCAAGCGCGCCGAGATGGGCCGGATCGCCGGAACCCACTCCGACCTGTGCGTACTCACCTCCGACAACCCCCGCCACGAGGACCCCGAGGCGATCCTCGACCAGATCGCTCCCGGCCTCGTCGCCACCGGCACCCCCTTCGAGCGCCACGCGGACCGGCGCGAGGCCATCGCGTTCGCCCTGTCGACGGCCGGCAAGGGCGACATCGTCCTGATCGCCGGGAAGGGCAGCGAGCCGTACCAGACCGTCGGCGACACGCTGATCCCGTTCAGCGACATGGCGACCGTACGTGAACTGGCCGCCGAGCAGGGCTGA
- a CDS encoding NmrA family NAD(P)-binding protein, with translation MTQTTHHTRATEPGLTLVTGGTGKTGRRVARSLGERGVPVRVGSRSGEIPFVWEDPGTWDAALDGVGAIYLCYFPDLAFPGAAETVGAFADRAVAGGARRVVLLSGRGEEGARTAEDRVRASGADLTVVRASWFSQNFDEGLFLDPVLGGELALPTGDAVEPFVDVDDVADVAVAALTDDRHIGRTYELSGPRLLGFAEIAAELTEATGREIAYTPVSLDTYRHFLSEMGAQEDFADLFELINDGRNAHLVHGVEEALGRGPRDFTDFATRAARAGVWDPAPGM, from the coding sequence ATGACACAGACCACGCACCACACACGGGCGACGGAGCCGGGGCTGACCCTGGTCACCGGGGGTACGGGCAAGACCGGGCGGCGCGTGGCACGGTCGCTCGGCGAGCGCGGGGTACCGGTGCGCGTCGGCTCGCGCAGCGGCGAGATCCCCTTCGTCTGGGAGGACCCCGGCACCTGGGACGCGGCCCTGGACGGGGTCGGCGCCATCTACCTCTGCTACTTCCCGGACCTCGCCTTCCCCGGAGCCGCCGAGACCGTCGGGGCCTTCGCGGACCGCGCCGTCGCCGGGGGCGCGCGCCGCGTGGTGCTGCTCTCCGGGCGGGGCGAGGAGGGCGCCCGGACCGCCGAGGACAGGGTCCGGGCAAGCGGCGCGGACCTGACCGTCGTCCGGGCCAGCTGGTTCAGCCAGAACTTCGACGAGGGCCTCTTCCTGGACCCGGTGCTCGGGGGCGAACTGGCCCTGCCGACCGGTGACGCCGTCGAACCCTTCGTCGACGTGGACGACGTCGCGGACGTCGCCGTCGCCGCGCTCACCGACGACCGTCACATCGGCCGCACCTACGAGCTGTCCGGCCCCCGGCTGCTCGGATTCGCCGAGATCGCCGCCGAGTTGACCGAGGCCACCGGGCGGGAGATCGCCTACACACCGGTCAGCCTGGACACCTACCGGCACTTCCTGTCCGAGATGGGCGCGCAGGAGGACTTCGCCGACCTCTTCGAACTGATCAACGACGGGCGCAACGCGCATCTGGTGCACGGCGTCGAGGAGGCCCTGGGCCGGGGACCCCGGGACTTCACCGATTTCGCGACCCGGGCCGCACGCGCGGGAGTCTGGGACCCGGCCCCCGGAATGTAG
- a CDS encoding DUF5954 family protein, producing the protein MEASADDAFDDVAAQRLLEVGRREEELREEFRLDGHEYDRMSVSYYTAYAAMIHEDRGWRQLFPAVPSEEEARLDLGAILRVRGTERPEFTSRFERAADAVERGDDQVIISEDVFRVVRVEQTVIMTSHGPQPPRAGDLEFAEELDERPGAGG; encoded by the coding sequence ATGGAAGCGAGCGCAGATGACGCATTCGACGACGTGGCGGCCCAGCGGCTGCTGGAGGTCGGGAGGCGTGAGGAGGAGCTTCGCGAGGAGTTCCGGCTGGACGGCCACGAGTACGACCGGATGTCCGTCTCCTACTACACGGCCTACGCCGCCATGATCCACGAGGACCGGGGCTGGCGGCAGTTGTTCCCTGCCGTGCCCTCCGAGGAGGAGGCACGGCTCGACCTCGGCGCCATCCTGCGCGTCCGGGGCACGGAGAGACCGGAGTTCACCTCACGGTTCGAGAGGGCGGCCGACGCCGTGGAACGGGGGGACGACCAAGTGATCATCTCGGAGGACGTGTTCCGGGTGGTACGGGTCGAACAAACCGTCATCATGACGAGCCACGGCCCGCAGCCGCCCCGGGCCGGCGACCTGGAGTTCGCCGAGGAACTGGACGAGCGGCCGGGCGCCGGTGGGTGA
- a CDS encoding DUF3592 domain-containing protein, which translates to MPGQLFPLVFAVVGALVFGIGAVGLWRSLALVREGVRASGTVVRLETSYNHQGGSTHRPVVGWVTEDGRHMEVESPYGRSWVGGFRPGTPVRLRYDPLRPERMRIDGYGHGVQVVFVLVGLGFLVGGLSTALRLTG; encoded by the coding sequence GTGCCTGGCCAGCTGTTCCCGCTCGTGTTCGCCGTCGTCGGCGCCCTGGTGTTCGGCATCGGCGCCGTCGGCCTCTGGCGCTCCCTCGCCCTCGTGCGCGAGGGGGTCCGGGCGTCGGGCACCGTCGTGCGGCTGGAGACGTCGTACAACCACCAGGGCGGCAGCACGCACCGGCCGGTGGTCGGCTGGGTCACCGAGGACGGCCGCCACATGGAGGTGGAGTCCCCGTACGGCCGGTCCTGGGTGGGCGGCTTTCGCCCCGGCACCCCCGTGCGGCTCCGCTACGACCCGCTGCGCCCCGAACGGATGCGGATCGACGGTTACGGCCACGGCGTCCAGGTGGTGTTCGTCCTCGTGGGCCTCGGGTTCCTGGTGGGCGGCCTCTCCACGGCGCTGCGACTGACGGGCTGA
- a CDS encoding chitinase, giving the protein MTSLAPLSSAAEQGAADFIVSESQFNQMFPGRNAFYTYGGLNAALSAYPGFTGTGSDTVRKQEAAAFLANVSHETGGLVHVVEQNTANYPHYCDASQPYGCPAGTDKYYGRGPIQLSWNFNYKAAGDALGIDLLNNPDLVQNDSAVAWKTGLWYWNTQSGPGTMTPHNAMVNGAGFGETIRSINGSIECNGGNPAQVQSRIDKYTQFAGILGVEPGGNLSC; this is encoded by the coding sequence CTGACGTCGCTGGCCCCTCTCTCGTCCGCCGCCGAACAGGGCGCGGCCGATTTCATCGTCAGCGAATCGCAGTTCAACCAGATGTTCCCGGGCAGGAACGCGTTCTACACCTACGGCGGGCTGAACGCCGCGCTGAGCGCGTACCCGGGATTCACCGGGACGGGCAGTGACACCGTACGCAAGCAGGAGGCCGCCGCTTTCCTGGCGAACGTCAGTCACGAGACCGGCGGGCTCGTCCATGTGGTGGAGCAGAACACCGCCAACTATCCGCACTACTGCGACGCTTCGCAGCCTTACGGCTGCCCGGCCGGCACCGACAAGTACTACGGCCGCGGTCCCATTCAGCTGAGCTGGAACTTCAACTACAAGGCCGCCGGTGACGCGTTGGGCATCGATCTGCTCAACAACCCCGACCTCGTGCAGAACGATTCCGCCGTCGCGTGGAAGACCGGCCTCTGGTACTGGAACACCCAGAGCGGTCCGGGCACCATGACCCCGCACAACGCGATGGTGAACGGCGCCGGATTCGGTGAGACGATCCGTTCCATCAACGGCAGCATCGAATGCAATGGCGGAAACCCCGCCCAGGTGCAGAGCCGTATCGACAAGTACACGCAGTTCGCCGGAATTCTCGGCGTGGAACCGGGCGGCAACCTCAGCTGCTGA